Part of the Sinorhizobium sp. BG8 genome, AGCAGGCCCTGCGCACCCTTCATCGAGGTTTCGTCGAGCAGCGGGTTCGCGATCGCTGCCTCGGCAGCAGCCATTGCGCGGCCGTCGCCCGAAGCTTCGCCGGTGCCCATCATCGCGCGGCCCATTTCGCGCATCACCGAGCGGACGTCGGCGAAGTCGAGGTTGATGAGGCCTTCCTTGACCATCAGGTCGGTGATGCAGGCAACGCCGGAGTAGAGGACCTGGTCAGCCATTGCGAACGCATCGGCGAAGGTCGTCTTGTCGTTGGCGATGCGGAACAGGTTCTGGTTCGGAATGACGATCAGGGTATCGACCGACTTCTGAAGCTCCTGGATCCCCTGCTCGGCGAGCCGCATGCGGCGTCCGCCTTCGAAGTGGAACGGCTTGGTAACGACGCCGACGGTCAGTATACCCTTGTTACGGGCCGCCTGTGCGACGATCGGGGCTGCGCCCGTGCCTGTGCCACCGCCCATGCCGGCGGTAACGAAGCACATGTGCGTGCCGTTGAGGTGATCGATGATCTCATCGATGCACTCCTCGGCGGCAGCCCGTCCGACTTCCGGCTGCGAGCCGGCGCCCAGACCCTCGGTCACCTGGACACCCATCTGGATGATCCGGTCCGCCTTGGTCATGGTCAGCGCCTGGGCGTCCGTGTTGGCGACGACGAAATCGACGCCATCAAGGCCCGCGGTGATCATGTTGTTGACGGCATTGCCGCCGCCGCCGCCGACACCGAACACGGTGATGCGGGGTTTGAGCTCGGTAATGTCCGGCTTCTGCAGCTTGATAGTCATGATGTCCGTTCCTTTCGTTGCCGGCCCGCATCGCCACGCCGGCCAATTCCTAAACCCGTTGTCGGTCTTCCCCGAAGCACGCCGTACCTTCGCCCGGGGAACCCGTCAGAAACTTTCCTTCAGCCACTGCCCTACCCGGGCAATGCGGCCATTCCCTCCCGCAAGCTGCGAGAGCACTCCGCCCTGCGCCGCATGCGCCTCCAGTTCCGCAACCTGCGGATAGATCATCAATCCGACTGCGGTCGAAAAGGCTGGTCCCTTCGCCGCCGCCGGCAGGCCCGAGACGCCCAGCGGGCGCCCGATCCGAACGTTCCTTGCGAGAATCCGTCGCGCCACTTCAGGCAATCCCGTCAGCTGACTCGCGCCGCCCGTCAAGACGATTCGCTTGCCGACGATCGGCGAGAAGCCCGATCGCTGGATACGATCGCGAATGAGTTCAAGCGTCTCCTCGATGCGCGCCCGCACGATGCGCGACAGCAGCGCCCGCGGCACATGCGTCGGCTGATCCCGGTCGTCCTCGCCGATCGGCGGAACGGAAACGATGTCGCGTTCGTCGGAGGCATTCGGCAGCGCAGAGCCATGCACCACCTTCAGCCGCTCGGCATCTTCGATCCGCGTCGAGAGCCCGCGGGCGAGATCGGTGGTGACGTGGTGGCCGCCAAGCGACACCGCGTCGGCATGCACGAGCTTGCCTTCGGCAAAGACGGAGATGGTGGTGGTCCCGCCACCCATGTCGATGCAGGCGCAGCCGAGCTCGACTTCGTCGTCCACCAGGGCCGAGAGACCGCTGGCATAGGGGGTCGCAACGATCCCCTCGACCGAAAGATGGGCGCGGTTCACGCAGAGCTCCAGGTTCTTGAGGCCACTGCGTTCGGCGGTCAGCACATGCATGTCGACGCCGAGAGTATCCCCGAACATGGCCAGCGGATCGCGGATGCCGCGCTCGCCGTCGAGCGAGAAACCCGTGGGCAGCGAATGGAGGATCGCGCGATCCTGGCGGCGGAGCGACTGCTGGCCGGCAGCCGCGAGCACCTTGCGAAGGTCGTTCGCATCGACTTCCTGGCCGCCGAGATCGATCGTTGCCGTGTAGATGTCGCTCTGAAGGCGTCCGGCCGACAGGTTGACGATGAGGCTGTCGATGGTAAGGCCAGCCATACGCTCGGCAGCGTCTACCGCGAGCCTCACGACGCTTTCGGCGGCATCCAGATCGGCGATGACACCATTCTTGACGCCGCGCGATCTCTGGTGGCCGATGCCGATGATTTCGATGCTGTGGGTCCGTCCCGGCAGAATCTCGCTCTCGGCGCGCGGCGTCAGCCGCCCGATCATGCACACGATCTTGGTCGAGCCGATGTCGAGGACCGAAACGACGTGCGTCCGCTTGGAGGAAAGCGGCTTCAGGCGGGGCAGCCCGATATGGGAAGAACCGAAAATGCTCATGTGCGCTCCGCCGCCTTCTTCAGTTCCTTGGTTCGTTTCTCCAGCACGGCATTGCGCCGCTCGAGGGCGCCCTCCGTGAGCCGGATCGTCGTGCGGTCCTCCAGGCGGAGGTCGACAGCGGCGATATCGCGCTCGAGCAACCCCTGCTCCGCCTCCAGCGT contains:
- the ftsA gene encoding cell division protein FtsA, encoding MSIFGSSHIGLPRLKPLSSKRTHVVSVLDIGSTKIVCMIGRLTPRAESEILPGRTHSIEIIGIGHQRSRGVKNGVIADLDAAESVVRLAVDAAERMAGLTIDSLIVNLSAGRLQSDIYTATIDLGGQEVDANDLRKVLAAAGQQSLRRQDRAILHSLPTGFSLDGERGIRDPLAMFGDTLGVDMHVLTAERSGLKNLELCVNRAHLSVEGIVATPYASGLSALVDDEVELGCACIDMGGGTTTISVFAEGKLVHADAVSLGGHHVTTDLARGLSTRIEDAERLKVVHGSALPNASDERDIVSVPPIGEDDRDQPTHVPRALLSRIVRARIEETLELIRDRIQRSGFSPIVGKRIVLTGGASQLTGLPEVARRILARNVRIGRPLGVSGLPAAAKGPAFSTAVGLMIYPQVAELEAHAAQGGVLSQLAGGNGRIARVGQWLKESF